One Phenylobacterium hankyongense DNA segment encodes these proteins:
- a CDS encoding response regulator, whose product MLDDSAYPNSDETPTRILIVDDIADNRAILGRRFQRRGFEIAEADSGLGALAEIERQTFDVVLLDVMMPDMNGLEVLRRIREHHTDIALPVIMVTGKTESQDIVEALTLGANDYITKPVDFSVALARVSTQAGRRRAEEHVRRANEALSRSNEELEQKIAARTVELVQTNEQLRVAMGEAQAANKAKDEFLVIVSHELRTPLNGMIAMGQMLTKTELSEQQQRMAGIINASADQLHGVVADLLDTLDLTAGGLTLAPEPTEIGPLAHAAAAAARAKAAEKGLGFEVKVAADAQGVAQADPRRLGQIIAKLLDNAVKFTDAGEVVLSLARADAGGLAIEVRDTGVGFEAEVGPRLFRAFEQADGSLTRRFGGVGLGLAICHGLVQLMGGTITADGRPGAGAVFRVELPLALQAARAA is encoded by the coding sequence ATGCTCGACGACAGCGCTTACCCGAACAGCGACGAGACGCCGACGCGGATCCTGATCGTCGACGACATCGCCGACAACCGCGCCATCCTCGGCCGGCGCTTCCAGCGCCGCGGCTTCGAGATCGCCGAGGCCGACAGCGGCCTGGGCGCCCTGGCCGAGATCGAGCGCCAGACCTTCGACGTGGTCCTGCTCGACGTGATGATGCCGGACATGAACGGGCTGGAGGTCCTGCGGCGCATCCGCGAGCATCACACCGACATCGCCCTGCCGGTGATCATGGTGACCGGCAAGACCGAGAGCCAGGACATCGTCGAGGCGCTGACCCTGGGCGCGAACGACTACATCACCAAGCCGGTGGACTTCTCCGTGGCGCTCGCCCGGGTGTCGACCCAGGCCGGCCGCCGCCGGGCCGAGGAGCATGTGCGGCGGGCGAACGAGGCGCTGAGCCGCTCCAACGAGGAGCTGGAGCAGAAGATCGCCGCGCGCACCGTCGAGCTCGTCCAGACCAACGAACAGCTGCGCGTCGCCATGGGCGAGGCCCAGGCCGCCAACAAGGCCAAGGACGAATTCCTGGTCATCGTCAGCCACGAGCTGCGCACGCCGCTGAACGGCATGATCGCCATGGGCCAGATGCTGACCAAGACCGAGCTCAGCGAGCAGCAGCAGCGCATGGCCGGCATCATCAATGCCTCCGCCGATCAGCTGCACGGGGTGGTGGCCGACCTGCTGGACACCCTGGACCTGACCGCCGGCGGGCTGACGCTGGCCCCCGAGCCGACCGAGATCGGGCCGCTGGCGCACGCCGCCGCGGCCGCCGCCCGCGCGAAGGCCGCGGAGAAGGGGCTGGGGTTCGAGGTGAAGGTCGCCGCCGACGCCCAGGGCGTCGCGCAGGCCGATCCCCGGCGCCTCGGCCAGATCATCGCCAAGCTGCTCGACAATGCGGTGAAGTTCACCGACGCCGGCGAGGTCGTGCTGTCGCTCGCCCGCGCCGACGCCGGGGGCCTGGCGATCGAGGTGCGCGACACCGGCGTCGGGTTCGAGGCCGAGGTCGGCCCGCGGCTGTTCCGGGCCTTCGAACAGGCCGACGGCTCGCTCACCCGCCGGTTCGGCGGCGTCGGCCTGGGCCTGGCGATCTGCCATGGCCTGGTGCAGCTGATGGGCGGGACGATCACCGCCGATGGCCGACCCGGCGCCGGCGCCGTCTTCCGCGTCGAGCTGCCGCTGGCGCTCCAGGCCGCCCGCGCCGCCTGA
- a CDS encoding OmpW/AlkL family protein has protein sequence MSAIKQAALAALAVAAISTTAHAQTTDQWFVHAGPALVAPDESATMTAGGQAVPGANVSIDSRWTFEGEIGRYLTRNVAIAVAAGYPPTFTVKTAGSLSGLGTAGQMTGGPAGILLQYHFNREGRIQPYVGAGASFLVVFGTKDGVMTDLKAKSAMGTALQVGSDFMLNDRWGAFIDVKKAWVGTLATGSMGPNPVRAKVNVDPLVTNMGVTYHF, from the coding sequence ATGTCTGCAATCAAACAAGCGGCCCTGGCCGCACTGGCCGTCGCGGCGATCTCCACGACCGCCCACGCCCAAACCACGGACCAGTGGTTCGTGCACGCCGGCCCGGCCCTGGTGGCCCCCGACGAGAGCGCCACGATGACGGCGGGCGGCCAGGCGGTGCCCGGCGCCAACGTCTCCATCGACTCGCGCTGGACGTTCGAGGGCGAGATCGGCCGCTATCTGACCCGCAACGTCGCCATCGCCGTGGCCGCCGGCTATCCGCCGACATTCACCGTGAAGACGGCCGGGTCGCTGAGCGGCCTCGGCACGGCCGGCCAGATGACCGGCGGCCCCGCCGGAATCCTGCTGCAGTACCACTTCAACCGCGAGGGCCGCATCCAGCCCTACGTCGGCGCCGGCGCCTCGTTCCTCGTGGTGTTCGGCACCAAGGACGGCGTGATGACCGACCTGAAGGCGAAGAGCGCCATGGGCACCGCCCTGCAGGTCGGCTCCGACTTCATGCTGAACGACCGCTGGGGCGCCTTCATCGACGTCAAGAAGGCCTGGGTCGGCACCCTGGCGACAGGCTCGATGGGTCCCAATCCGGTGCGCGCCAAGGTCAACGTCGACCCGCTGGTCACCAACATGGGCGTGACCTACCACTTCTGA
- a CDS encoding response regulator — protein MDLKALRLLVVDDNRHAAEIVKSILASVGAQDIADAATPDRAFKLMKEMPFDVVVVDQNLGQGDDGIQLVRRIRSDPSSPNPYVPILMLTGYTEQRRVKAARDAGVTEFLSKPFTITGLLRRMDALIHAPRPFVRSADYFGPDRRRRADPDYTGPERRNRD, from the coding sequence ATGGATCTAAAAGCTCTTCGCCTTCTCGTCGTCGACGACAATCGCCATGCGGCGGAGATCGTGAAATCGATCCTCGCCAGCGTGGGCGCGCAGGATATCGCCGACGCCGCCACGCCCGATCGGGCCTTCAAGCTGATGAAGGAGATGCCGTTCGACGTGGTCGTGGTCGACCAGAACCTCGGCCAGGGCGACGACGGCATCCAGCTGGTCCGCCGCATCCGCAGCGACCCGTCGAGCCCCAATCCCTATGTGCCGATCCTGATGCTCACCGGCTACACCGAGCAGCGGCGCGTAAAGGCTGCGCGCGACGCCGGCGTCACCGAGTTCCTGTCGAAGCCGTTCACGATCACCGGCCTGCTACGCCGCATGGACGCGCTGATCCACGCGCCGCGGCCGTTCGTGCGCTCCGCCGACTATTTCGGGCCGGACCGCCGGCGCCGGGCGGACCCCGACTACACGGGGCCCGAGCGCCGCAACAGGGACTGA